A genomic region of Mycobacterium sp. Aquia_213 contains the following coding sequences:
- a CDS encoding flavin-containing monooxygenase, with protein MRSPYSGRPFTTSTEEIAAALEDVSIPTLLLSLVHITGDPRFIRDYKQMGIFLNEVQGFMSEDDKARARAEALTVISEYRDRGCPEPEPLSPELIREMMDWAACEHVPDDYQSLVAEELDLDGTDPRRPVAIPTERAADLPILVVGCGESGLLAGVRLQQANIPFTIVEKNAGPGGTWWENSYPGARVDVANHFYCYSFEPNNDWTHFFAGQDELQHYFTKVMKKHDLAEHIRWNTEVLAAEWNDGEGIWSVSLRDADGQTSTLRVRALITAVGQLNRPQIPEFDGADSFAGPSFHSAAWDHSVDVAGLRVALIGAGASGFQIAPAIAEDVEHLTVFQRTAQWMFPNPMYHDEVGDGVRWAMRNLPFYGRWYRFLVLWPGSDKGLDAAQADPNYADQDAAVSDINAAAAMMFSQWITSQVGDDDQLLAKVMPDYPACGKRTLQDNGSWLQTLQRDNVELVRTAIQKITPRGVVTQDGVEHEVDVIVYATGFRHTDVLWPLKVTGRNGIDLHEMWGSRPYAYLGITVPEFPNFFIIYGPGTHLAHGGSLIFQSELQMRYIDQCLQRLADAEVHSMEPKTEAATGWHQRTQTQIKKMVWSHPAVKHSYFKNADGEIHTVSPWRLNEYWAAVREPDWSQFIVRRRSS; from the coding sequence ATGCGCAGCCCCTACTCCGGCCGCCCTTTCACCACGTCAACGGAGGAAATCGCGGCGGCCCTGGAGGACGTCAGCATCCCCACGCTGCTGTTGTCGCTCGTCCACATCACCGGCGACCCGCGATTCATTCGCGACTACAAGCAAATGGGCATCTTCCTCAACGAGGTGCAGGGGTTCATGTCGGAAGACGACAAGGCCCGTGCCCGCGCCGAGGCGCTGACCGTCATCAGCGAGTATCGCGACCGCGGCTGCCCCGAGCCGGAGCCGCTGAGCCCGGAACTCATCCGCGAAATGATGGACTGGGCGGCCTGCGAACACGTTCCCGACGACTACCAATCCCTGGTCGCCGAAGAACTCGACCTGGACGGGACCGACCCGCGCCGCCCGGTGGCAATACCCACCGAGCGCGCGGCCGACCTGCCGATCCTCGTCGTCGGATGCGGGGAATCGGGACTGCTGGCCGGCGTCCGGCTCCAACAGGCGAACATCCCCTTCACGATCGTGGAGAAGAACGCCGGCCCCGGCGGAACATGGTGGGAGAACAGCTATCCCGGAGCCCGGGTCGATGTCGCCAACCATTTCTACTGCTACAGCTTCGAACCCAACAACGACTGGACGCACTTCTTCGCCGGGCAAGACGAGCTGCAGCACTACTTCACCAAGGTGATGAAGAAGCACGACCTGGCCGAGCACATCCGCTGGAACACCGAGGTTCTGGCAGCCGAGTGGAATGACGGCGAGGGAATCTGGAGCGTTTCGTTGCGCGACGCGGACGGACAGACCAGCACGCTTCGGGTGCGCGCCCTGATCACCGCGGTCGGCCAGCTCAATCGGCCGCAGATCCCCGAATTCGATGGCGCCGACAGCTTCGCGGGGCCGTCCTTTCACTCCGCGGCCTGGGATCACTCGGTCGACGTCGCCGGCTTGCGAGTCGCCTTGATCGGCGCCGGCGCCAGCGGCTTCCAGATCGCGCCCGCCATTGCCGAGGACGTCGAGCATCTCACTGTCTTCCAGCGGACCGCCCAGTGGATGTTCCCGAATCCCATGTATCACGACGAAGTCGGAGACGGCGTGCGCTGGGCGATGCGCAACCTGCCGTTCTACGGACGCTGGTATCGGTTCTTGGTCTTGTGGCCCGGATCGGATAAGGGCCTCGACGCCGCCCAAGCCGATCCGAACTACGCCGATCAGGATGCGGCCGTCAGCGACATCAACGCCGCTGCCGCAATGATGTTCTCGCAGTGGATCACCAGCCAGGTCGGCGACGACGACCAGTTGTTGGCGAAGGTGATGCCCGACTATCCCGCCTGCGGCAAACGCACGCTGCAGGACAACGGCAGCTGGCTGCAGACGCTGCAGCGCGACAATGTCGAACTGGTCCGCACCGCGATCCAGAAGATCACCCCCCGCGGAGTCGTCACCCAAGACGGTGTGGAGCACGAGGTCGACGTCATCGTGTACGCCACCGGTTTCCGGCACACCGACGTGTTGTGGCCGCTGAAAGTGACCGGCCGCAACGGAATTGACCTACACGAGATGTGGGGGAGCCGCCCGTACGCGTACCTGGGCATCACGGTCCCCGAATTCCCCAACTTCTTCATCATCTACGGGCCTGGCACCCACCTCGCGCACGGCGGCAGCCTGATCTTCCAGTCCGAACTGCAGATGCGCTACATCGACCAGTGCCTGCAGCGCCTGGCCGACGCCGAGGTGCACTCGATGGAACCCAAGACCGAAGCCGCGACCGGTTGGCACCAGCGGACTCAGACCCAGATCAAGAAAATGGTGTGGTCTCATCCCGCGGTCAAACACTCCTACTTCAAGAACGCCGACGGGGAGATCCACACCGTCAGCCCGTGGCGCCTCAACGAGTACTGGGCCGCGGTGCGCGAGCCTGATTGGTCCCAATTTATTGTGCGACGCCGTAGTTCGTAA
- the pstS gene encoding phosphate ABC transporter substrate-binding protein PstS codes for MKRNRFGGALSVLTSGVLLLSGCGADENAAGQDSTPVTVNCGGKARLKASGSTAQTNAMTRFIKAFEQACPGQTLDYTANGSGAGISEFIGNQTDFGGSDSPLAGNEYAAAQQRCGSPAWDLPVVFGPIAITYNVKGLNSLNLDAQTAAKIFNGAITTWNDPAIQVLNKGVTLPAEPIRVVFRSDMSGTTDNFQKYLDAASGGVWGKGSGKAFNGGVGEGAKGNDGTSSAVKATEGAVTYNEWSFAKSKNLSMAKIVTPAGPDAVAISTDSVSKTISGAAVIGRDNDMVLDTVSFYNPTQSGAYPIVMATYEIVCSKYADPQVGTAVRAFLESSLGAGQDGLADNGYIPIPNAWKSWLLASVNAVA; via the coding sequence TTGAAGCGCAACCGATTTGGTGGGGCGCTGAGCGTCTTGACTAGCGGTGTGCTGCTCCTGTCGGGGTGCGGGGCTGACGAGAATGCGGCCGGGCAGGATTCGACGCCGGTGACGGTGAATTGTGGCGGGAAGGCGAGGCTGAAGGCGAGCGGGTCGACGGCCCAGACCAACGCGATGACGCGGTTCATCAAGGCGTTCGAACAGGCCTGCCCCGGTCAGACCCTGGACTACACCGCGAATGGTTCGGGAGCCGGGATCAGCGAATTCATCGGCAACCAAACCGATTTCGGCGGCTCCGACTCACCGCTGGCAGGCAATGAGTACGCCGCGGCCCAACAGCGTTGTGGATCGCCGGCGTGGGATCTTCCGGTGGTGTTCGGGCCGATCGCAATCACTTACAACGTCAAGGGCTTGAATTCGCTGAATCTCGATGCTCAGACGGCAGCGAAGATCTTCAATGGGGCCATTACCACCTGGAACGATCCCGCAATCCAGGTGCTCAACAAGGGCGTGACGCTGCCCGCCGAGCCGATTCGTGTCGTGTTCCGCAGCGATATGTCCGGGACCACGGATAACTTCCAGAAGTACCTCGATGCGGCGTCCGGGGGCGTTTGGGGTAAGGGCTCCGGGAAGGCGTTCAACGGCGGCGTCGGCGAGGGTGCCAAGGGCAACGACGGCACCTCGTCGGCGGTCAAGGCCACCGAAGGGGCTGTCACCTACAACGAGTGGTCGTTCGCCAAGTCGAAGAATTTGAGCATGGCAAAGATCGTCACCCCGGCCGGTCCGGACGCGGTAGCGATCAGCACCGACTCGGTGAGCAAGACGATTTCGGGCGCCGCGGTCATCGGCCGGGATAACGACATGGTGCTCGACACCGTGTCGTTCTATAACCCCACGCAGTCCGGCGCCTATCCGATTGTGATGGCGACCTACGAGATTGTCTGCTCGAAGTATGCGGATCCGCAGGTCGGCACCGCCGTGCGCGCATTCCTAGAAAGCTCCCTCGGTGCCGGCCAGGACGGCTTGGCGGACAACGGGTACATACCGATTCCCAACGCATGGAAGTCGTGGTTGTTGGCTTCGGTCAATGCCGTCGCGTGA
- a CDS encoding nitronate monooxygenase has protein sequence MHTPICDELGIEFPIFAFTHCRDVVVAVSKAGGFGVLGAVGFTPEQLEIELNWIDENIGDHPYGVDIVIPNKYEGMDSNLSAEELTKQLQSMVPQEYLDFGKKILADHGVPVEDSDGDTLQLLGWTEATATPQVEVALKHPKVKMIANALGTPPADMIKHIHEAGLKVAALCGSPSQARKHADAGIDIIIAQGGEAGGHCGEVGSIVLWPQVVKEVAPVPVLGAGGIGSGQQIAAALALGCQGAWTGSQWLMVEESSNTPVQQEAYVKAGSRDTVRSRSFTGKPARMLRNDWTEAWENPDNPKPLGMPLQYMVSGMAVRATNRYPNESVDVAFNPVGQVVGQFSKVEKTSTVIERWVQEYLEATAKLDELNEAASV, from the coding sequence ATGCACACCCCTATTTGCGACGAACTCGGCATCGAGTTCCCGATCTTCGCCTTCACGCACTGTCGCGATGTCGTGGTGGCGGTCAGCAAGGCCGGGGGGTTCGGCGTGCTCGGAGCGGTGGGCTTCACGCCCGAGCAGCTGGAGATCGAGCTCAACTGGATTGACGAGAACATCGGCGACCACCCGTACGGCGTCGACATCGTGATCCCGAACAAGTACGAGGGCATGGACTCGAACCTGTCGGCCGAGGAACTGACCAAACAGCTTCAGTCGATGGTTCCGCAGGAATACCTGGACTTCGGCAAGAAGATCCTCGCCGACCACGGCGTCCCGGTCGAGGACAGCGATGGCGACACCCTGCAGCTGCTCGGGTGGACCGAGGCGACAGCCACGCCACAGGTCGAGGTGGCGCTCAAGCACCCCAAGGTGAAGATGATCGCCAACGCGCTCGGCACGCCGCCGGCCGACATGATCAAGCACATCCACGAGGCCGGACTCAAGGTGGCCGCGCTGTGCGGCTCCCCCTCGCAGGCGCGCAAGCACGCCGACGCGGGCATCGACATCATCATTGCTCAGGGCGGCGAGGCCGGCGGGCACTGCGGTGAGGTGGGCTCAATCGTGCTGTGGCCGCAGGTCGTCAAGGAGGTGGCTCCGGTCCCCGTCCTCGGCGCGGGCGGCATCGGCAGTGGCCAGCAGATCGCCGCGGCATTGGCGCTGGGCTGCCAGGGCGCATGGACCGGCTCGCAATGGTTGATGGTCGAGGAGTCCTCGAACACGCCGGTTCAGCAGGAGGCCTACGTCAAGGCCGGCAGCCGCGACACCGTGCGCAGCCGCTCGTTCACCGGCAAGCCGGCCCGCATGCTGCGCAACGACTGGACCGAGGCATGGGAGAACCCGGACAACCCGAAGCCGCTCGGTATGCCGTTGCAGTACATGGTTTCCGGCATGGCAGTGCGCGCCACGAACCGCTACCCCAACGAATCCGTCGACGTAGCGTTCAACCCCGTCGGTCAGGTCGTCGGGCAGTTCAGCAAGGTGGAGAAGACGTCGACCGTGATCGAGCGCTGGGTGCAGGAGTACCTGGAGGCAACGGCCAAGCTCGACGAGCTCAACGAGGCCGCCAGCGTCTAG
- a CDS encoding cytochrome P450 yields the protein MSTTKTTTKPSPNLPAGFDFTDPDIHAQRLPVEELAELRRTAPIWWNEQPAGSGGFDDEGYWVVSKHKDVKEISRRSDVFSSLENTALPRYKDGTVQQQRETGKFVLLNMDAPQHTHLRKIISRGFTPRAVERLRDDLNERARQIVAKAAAEGSGDFVEQVSCELPLQAIAGLMGVPQDERMKLFHWSNQMVGDQDPEFARNDAMGASVELITYAMQMAADRAQNPGDDIVTKLVQADVDGHKLSDDEFGFFVILLAVAGNETTRNSITQGMMAFTDFPDQWELYKRERPATTADEIVRWATPVTSFQRTALEDYELSGVQIKKGQRVVMVYRSANFDEEVFDDPFTFNILRDPNPHVGFGGTGAHYCIGANLARMTIDLMFNAIADAMPNLKSVGKPERLRSGWLNGIKHWQVDYHTSGSGECPVAH from the coding sequence TTGTCAACTACTAAGACGACCACCAAGCCGAGCCCGAACCTGCCTGCCGGGTTCGATTTCACCGATCCGGACATCCATGCGCAGCGACTGCCGGTGGAAGAACTGGCCGAGCTGCGCCGGACCGCGCCGATCTGGTGGAACGAGCAGCCTGCCGGTTCCGGCGGATTCGACGACGAGGGCTACTGGGTGGTGTCCAAGCACAAGGACGTCAAAGAGATTTCGCGGCGTAGCGATGTGTTCTCCAGCCTGGAGAACACCGCCCTGCCCCGCTACAAGGACGGCACTGTCCAGCAGCAGCGAGAGACGGGGAAGTTCGTGCTGCTCAACATGGACGCCCCGCAGCACACGCACCTCCGCAAGATCATCTCCCGCGGCTTCACCCCCCGTGCCGTCGAACGGCTTCGCGACGACCTGAACGAGCGCGCCCGGCAGATCGTCGCGAAGGCGGCCGCCGAAGGCTCCGGCGATTTCGTCGAGCAGGTGTCGTGTGAGCTTCCGCTGCAAGCCATTGCCGGGCTGATGGGGGTGCCCCAAGACGAACGCATGAAGCTGTTCCACTGGTCCAACCAGATGGTGGGAGACCAAGATCCCGAATTCGCCCGCAACGACGCGATGGGCGCCTCGGTCGAACTGATCACCTACGCCATGCAGATGGCCGCCGATCGGGCGCAAAACCCCGGGGATGACATCGTCACCAAGTTGGTCCAGGCCGACGTCGACGGTCACAAGCTGTCCGACGACGAGTTCGGGTTTTTCGTCATCCTGCTGGCCGTGGCCGGCAACGAGACCACCCGCAACTCCATCACCCAGGGCATGATGGCCTTCACCGATTTCCCGGATCAGTGGGAGCTCTACAAGAGGGAACGTCCGGCCACCACCGCCGACGAGATTGTCCGGTGGGCCACTCCGGTGACGTCGTTCCAGCGCACCGCACTCGAGGACTACGAGCTGTCCGGGGTGCAGATCAAGAAGGGGCAACGGGTGGTAATGGTTTACCGCTCGGCCAATTTCGACGAGGAAGTGTTCGACGACCCGTTCACGTTCAACATCCTGCGTGATCCCAACCCGCACGTAGGATTTGGCGGCACCGGCGCGCACTATTGCATCGGGGCCAACCTGGCGCGGATGACGATCGACCTGATGTTCAACGCGATCGCCGACGCCATGCCCAATCTGAAATCCGTCGGCAAGCCTGAACGGCTACGGTCGGGCTGGCTCAACGGAATCAAGCACTGGCAGGTCGACTACCACACCAGCGGGTCCGGGGAATGCCCCGTCGCCCATTGA
- a CDS encoding alcohol dehydrogenase catalytic domain-containing protein, translating into MPTHQAVQMQSPGAPLELAEVETKPPGRDEVRLTVTACGVCGTDRAFANGGFPSMTWPLTLGHEIAGTIAELGEGVEGFAVGERVTVGWFGGNCNRCGPCRRGTFIHCANMKVPSWQYPGGYAQSVTAPANALARIPSELSDVEAAPMGCAGVTTYNALRHTKALPGDRVAILGVGGLGHLGVQFSRAMGFETIAIARGSGKESDARKLGAHHYIDSTSGDVAAALQALGGVTVVLATASSSAAMAETVGGLLPQGELITIGVTTEPLPISPVQLITPGVSIVGHPSGTSKDVEDTMHFAVLSGVRAWIEELPLAQAAAGYAAMEQGRARYRTVLTM; encoded by the coding sequence ATGCCGACACATCAAGCCGTCCAAATGCAGTCCCCTGGTGCGCCTTTGGAGCTGGCAGAGGTTGAAACCAAACCGCCGGGCCGTGACGAGGTACGGCTGACGGTCACGGCTTGTGGTGTGTGCGGCACCGACCGTGCGTTCGCCAACGGCGGCTTCCCGAGCATGACGTGGCCGCTCACCCTTGGCCACGAAATCGCCGGAACCATAGCCGAACTCGGTGAGGGCGTGGAGGGCTTCGCGGTCGGCGAGCGGGTCACCGTCGGCTGGTTCGGCGGAAACTGCAATCGTTGCGGACCCTGCCGCAGAGGCACCTTCATCCATTGCGCGAACATGAAGGTCCCGAGCTGGCAGTACCCCGGCGGTTACGCGCAGTCGGTGACGGCGCCGGCCAACGCGCTGGCCCGGATTCCGTCCGAGCTGTCGGATGTGGAGGCGGCCCCGATGGGCTGTGCGGGCGTCACGACGTACAACGCCTTGCGTCACACCAAGGCGCTACCCGGTGACCGGGTCGCGATTCTCGGTGTCGGCGGACTCGGGCACCTCGGGGTGCAGTTCTCCCGGGCGATGGGCTTCGAGACCATCGCGATTGCCAGGGGCAGCGGCAAAGAATCCGATGCCCGGAAATTGGGCGCGCATCACTACATCGATTCCACCAGTGGCGACGTCGCCGCAGCGTTACAGGCGCTGGGCGGCGTGACCGTCGTGCTGGCCACCGCCTCGAGCTCGGCGGCCATGGCCGAAACGGTTGGCGGATTGCTGCCGCAGGGCGAATTGATCACCATCGGCGTCACCACGGAGCCGCTGCCGATCAGCCCGGTACAGCTGATCACGCCGGGTGTGAGCATCGTCGGCCACCCGTCCGGCACTTCGAAAGATGTCGAAGACACAATGCATTTCGCGGTGCTATCGGGAGTGCGGGCCTGGATCGAAGAGTTGCCACTGGCGCAGGCCGCCGCTGGATACGCCGCGATGGAGCAAGGGCGAGCGCGGTACCGCACCGTTTTGACCATGTGA
- a CDS encoding YceI family protein — translation MWTLDAADGELRLRTGVKGRAARMGHRLTIAMARWTATVRWAGADPVAAELTVEADSFGVLSSQGGVKGLSGPEKALVRSNALSSLGADRFPEIRFTADAIEKTENGYRLSGTLEIRGKRREHVIDLHTEDLGDSWRMSAESTVRQSDYGIKPYSLLMGSVQVADDVTLSFTAVHAKDD, via the coding sequence GTGTGGACTCTCGACGCTGCTGACGGTGAACTGCGGCTACGTACCGGCGTCAAAGGCCGGGCCGCGCGGATGGGCCATCGCCTCACCATCGCGATGGCGCGCTGGACGGCTACCGTGCGATGGGCCGGCGCCGATCCCGTCGCGGCCGAGCTTACGGTCGAGGCGGACTCGTTCGGCGTGCTCAGCAGCCAGGGTGGTGTCAAGGGCCTCTCCGGTCCCGAGAAGGCGCTGGTGCGCTCCAACGCATTGAGCTCGCTGGGCGCGGACCGCTTCCCCGAAATCCGTTTCACCGCCGACGCCATCGAAAAAACCGAAAACGGCTACCGGCTCAGCGGCACGCTTGAGATCCGCGGAAAACGGCGAGAGCACGTAATCGATTTGCACACAGAAGATCTCGGTGACTCCTGGCGAATGTCTGCCGAATCCACGGTCCGCCAGTCCGACTACGGCATCAAGCCGTACTCGCTGTTGATGGGCTCGGTGCAGGTCGCCGACGACGTGACACTGTCTTTTACCGCGGTTCACGCCAAGGACGATTGA
- a CDS encoding class I SAM-dependent methyltransferase, whose protein sequence is MPRTENDSWDLATSVGATATMVAAGRAVATKADKPLIDDPFAEPLVRAVGIEFLARWANGEIDAADIDGADEAWGLQRMADLMSVRTPYFDAFFRDAMDAGIRQAVILASGLDARAYRLSWPDGAKVFEIDQPEVIQFKNSTLADLGAQPTTELRVVPIDLRHDWPTALREKGFDASQPSAWIAEGLLAFLPPDAQDRLLDNITGFSTAGSRLAAEIFGARSDESGEPAPDAVAIAGERWRAHGFDVELADLRYDVERNDVAAYLDRHGWQTSVRTLNELFAADGLPEVPSTAGNPAADAYYCTAIRQS, encoded by the coding sequence ATGCCTCGTACCGAAAACGATTCGTGGGATCTGGCGACCAGTGTCGGAGCGACCGCCACCATGGTGGCCGCCGGCCGGGCCGTCGCCACGAAGGCCGATAAGCCGCTGATCGACGATCCCTTCGCCGAACCACTGGTACGAGCCGTGGGAATCGAATTCCTGGCGCGATGGGCCAACGGGGAGATCGACGCGGCCGACATCGACGGTGCCGACGAGGCGTGGGGTTTGCAGCGGATGGCCGACCTGATGAGTGTGCGGACGCCGTACTTCGACGCGTTTTTCCGGGACGCGATGGACGCGGGTATCCGCCAGGCCGTCATCCTGGCGTCGGGACTGGATGCGCGGGCCTACCGGCTGTCTTGGCCGGACGGAGCCAAGGTATTCGAGATCGACCAGCCCGAAGTGATCCAATTCAAGAACTCAACGCTGGCCGATCTGGGTGCACAGCCGACGACGGAGCTGCGCGTGGTACCGATCGATCTGCGCCACGATTGGCCAACGGCGTTGCGCGAAAAGGGCTTTGACGCCTCCCAGCCCAGCGCATGGATCGCCGAAGGGCTGCTTGCGTTCCTGCCGCCGGACGCGCAGGATCGCCTGCTGGACAACATCACCGGCTTCAGCACGGCCGGAAGTCGGCTTGCTGCAGAGATTTTCGGCGCTCGCTCGGACGAAAGCGGTGAGCCGGCGCCGGACGCGGTTGCGATCGCCGGCGAGCGCTGGCGCGCGCACGGGTTCGATGTGGAACTCGCCGACTTGCGTTACGACGTTGAGCGCAATGACGTTGCCGCATACCTGGATCGCCACGGCTGGCAGACATCGGTCCGGACGCTGAATGAACTGTTCGCGGCCGACGGCCTACCCGAAGTACCTTCGACCGCAGGCAATCCGGCCGCTGACGCCTACTACTGCACCGCGATCAGGCAGTCCTAG
- a CDS encoding DUF7159 family protein: METVLGLSLTPTTFGWVLAEGHGADGTILDHQESALHAEDGVPAVSTAEQVAQEVLRVDAQANASDHHLRVIGVTWNDEAAAQAALLLEALTDAGFDNVVPVRLLEAVETLARAIAPVIGYERTAVCLLEHERATVVMVDTQDGDTQTVVKQISGGFDGLRSWLTGMFDRTGWRPGGVVVVGADSDIDGFSWQLEKALPVPVFAQTMAQVTVARGTALAAARSTDFTDEQLIPQTSEPAPAAPPRRPGHLSYAGAVTVLAAGAITFVSSLAVAVGIQLAPDAGRAPGKHVVHEQTPQVAEAVAPAVAPEPPAPRWAATGEPVSRPGAAEAGIPAEQQPDPNGPQPYLTRVLEHIPGDTGEPTTPAAPAQP; this comes from the coding sequence TTGGAAACGGTACTAGGGCTATCACTGACGCCGACCACCTTCGGGTGGGTCCTCGCTGAAGGACACGGCGCGGACGGCACGATCCTGGACCACCAAGAGTCTGCGCTGCACGCCGAGGACGGCGTACCCGCCGTGAGCACCGCCGAGCAGGTGGCACAAGAGGTCTTGCGAGTGGACGCGCAGGCCAATGCGAGTGATCACCATCTGCGCGTCATCGGGGTGACGTGGAACGACGAAGCGGCCGCCCAGGCCGCACTGCTGCTGGAGGCGTTGACCGACGCCGGGTTCGACAATGTGGTGCCGGTTCGGTTGCTCGAGGCTGTCGAGACCCTGGCGCGGGCGATCGCGCCCGTCATCGGGTACGAGCGGACGGCGGTCTGCCTTCTCGAACACGAGCGGGCGACGGTCGTCATGGTCGACACGCAGGACGGCGACACCCAAACGGTCGTCAAACAGATCAGCGGCGGCTTCGACGGACTGCGATCCTGGCTGACCGGAATGTTCGACCGCACCGGTTGGCGTCCGGGCGGCGTGGTTGTCGTGGGCGCGGACAGCGACATCGACGGGTTTTCCTGGCAGCTCGAAAAGGCTTTGCCGGTGCCGGTATTCGCGCAGACCATGGCCCAGGTGACGGTCGCGCGCGGCACGGCACTGGCCGCGGCTCGCAGCACCGACTTCACCGACGAGCAACTGATCCCGCAGACCAGCGAACCCGCACCGGCCGCGCCGCCACGGCGGCCCGGCCACTTGTCTTACGCGGGGGCGGTGACCGTGTTGGCCGCCGGCGCCATCACTTTTGTCTCGTCGCTGGCCGTTGCCGTGGGTATTCAGCTTGCTCCCGACGCGGGACGCGCCCCGGGCAAGCATGTCGTGCACGAGCAGACACCGCAGGTCGCCGAAGCCGTGGCGCCCGCGGTTGCACCCGAGCCGCCCGCACCGCGGTGGGCTGCCACCGGTGAACCGGTTTCCAGGCCCGGCGCAGCGGAGGCGGGTATTCCCGCCGAGCAGCAGCCCGACCCGAACGGCCCGCAACCGTACTTGACACGAGTGCTCGAGCATATCCCCGGCGACACCGGTGAGCCGACGACGCCGGCTGCACCGGCACAGCCTTAA
- a CDS encoding esterase family protein, translated as MTDVSEKIRAWGRRLLVGAAAAAALPGLIGLAGGGPTASAFSRPGLPVEYLQVPSAGMGRSIKIQFQSGGSGSPAVYLLDGLRAQDDYNGWDINTPAFEWYYKSGLSIVMPVGGQSSFYTDWYRPACGKAGCSTYKWETFLTSELPGYLASEKGVKANGSAAVGISMAGASSMNLAIYHPAQFVYAGSLSGYLSPSTGQSWIGLAMGDAGGYKKEDMWGPDSDPAWQRNDPLVNVGQLVANNTRLWVYCGNGTPNELGGANLPATFLESNFMIGVNKKFQDAYNAAGGHNAVFNFPNYGTHSWEYWGAQLNAMKGDLQATLGATPGGGG; from the coding sequence ATGACAGACGTGAGCGAGAAGATCCGGGCCTGGGGGCGCCGGCTTTTGGTCGGTGCGGCAGCGGCTGCGGCCCTGCCGGGTCTGATCGGTCTTGCCGGCGGCGGGCCCACCGCGAGCGCATTCTCGCGACCTGGCTTGCCCGTCGAATACCTGCAGGTCCCGTCGGCGGGGATGGGCCGCAGCATCAAGATCCAGTTCCAGAGCGGCGGCAGCGGATCACCCGCGGTGTACCTGCTCGACGGATTGCGGGCCCAGGATGACTACAACGGCTGGGACATCAACACCCCCGCCTTCGAGTGGTACTACAAGTCCGGCCTATCGATCGTCATGCCTGTTGGTGGACAGTCGAGCTTCTACACCGACTGGTACCGCCCGGCGTGCGGGAAGGCCGGCTGTTCGACCTATAAGTGGGAGACGTTCCTGACCAGCGAACTGCCCGGGTATCTGGCGTCCGAGAAGGGCGTCAAGGCCAACGGCAGCGCCGCGGTCGGCATCTCGATGGCCGGTGCTTCGTCAATGAACCTGGCGATCTACCACCCCGCTCAGTTCGTCTACGCCGGTTCGCTGTCCGGCTACCTCAGCCCGTCCACCGGGCAGAGCTGGATTGGCCTGGCGATGGGCGATGCCGGCGGCTACAAGAAGGAAGACATGTGGGGGCCGGACAGTGACCCCGCATGGCAACGCAACGACCCCTTGGTCAACGTGGGCCAACTCGTCGCCAACAACACCCGGCTCTGGGTGTACTGCGGCAACGGGACTCCGAACGAACTGGGCGGTGCCAACTTGCCGGCCACGTTCCTGGAGAGCAACTTCATGATCGGCGTCAACAAGAAGTTCCAGGACGCCTATAACGCAGCCGGCGGCCACAACGCCGTGTTCAACTTCCCCAACTACGGAACCCACAGCTGGGAGTACTGGGGAGCCCAGCTCAACGCGATGAAGGGTGACCTGCAGGCCACCTTGGGTGCGACCCCCGGCGGCGGTGGATAA
- a CDS encoding chorismate mutase, translating to MSLLRLTTIVRRSSALRALLTALPVATLLTTQARADTGALTELVDAAAQRLQVAEAVAAYKWNAHAAIEDPDRVRQQLAKLSADAAGEHIDPDYVTRVFGDQINATEAIEHSRFAQWKLNPSSAPANAPDLSVSRSRIDGLNQTMLNQIVVHWDLLHSPACAPQLDAARAAVIRTRLLDRLYQQALTLATQSYCT from the coding sequence ATGTCGCTACTGCGCTTGACGACAATCGTCAGGCGCAGTAGCGCGTTAAGGGCGTTGCTGACCGCGCTGCCGGTCGCCACACTGCTGACAACGCAGGCCCGAGCCGATACCGGCGCACTGACCGAGCTGGTCGACGCGGCCGCGCAGCGACTACAGGTCGCCGAGGCGGTGGCCGCCTACAAGTGGAATGCGCATGCGGCCATTGAGGATCCAGACCGCGTACGACAACAACTCGCCAAATTGAGCGCCGACGCCGCGGGTGAACACATCGACCCGGACTACGTCACCCGGGTGTTCGGGGACCAGATCAACGCCACCGAGGCAATCGAGCACAGCCGCTTCGCCCAGTGGAAGCTCAATCCGTCGAGCGCACCCGCAAATGCCCCCGACCTGTCGGTGTCACGGTCGAGGATCGACGGCCTCAACCAGACGATGCTGAACCAGATCGTGGTCCACTGGGACCTCCTGCACTCGCCGGCATGCGCCCCGCAACTCGACGCCGCACGGGCCGCCGTTATACGTACTCGCCTGTTAGACAGGCTCTATCAGCAGGCCCTGACGCTGGCGACGCAGTCTTATTGCACCTAA